The DNA sequence GGCCTGGAGCCCATCCCCGACTATCCGAGCAGCTTCCTCAACTTCAAGACGAGCGCCGCGCTGGTGGTGGCCCCGGGCTACGACTACCACTGGTACCGACTCGACGAGAACGGCACCTGGTCCCACAAGCCGGGCGGGACGCGCGCGACGAACCTGGACAACGCGGGCCAGGTCATCACGGATCCTCGCACCGCCAACCGTGGCCCTTACACCCAGTTCTGCGGCTTCTTCATGCTCTGGTCGGACATCGCCGAAGGCTACGGCCACGAGTTCATCAACTAGTCCCCCCTTTCCACGGAGAACCTTCCATGTCGCGTCTTTCGTTTCGTGCGTTCGTCGTGTGCGGTGTGCTGGGACTGGGTGTCGCCGGGTCGCTGACGGCCTCCGCGTCGGACCTCCAGGCCGAGCAGCCCCAGCAGGGGCTGCGTGTGACCTTCCTGCTGTACTCGGGCCGCCCCAACCCGAGCGTGCTCGTGACCGACCCCGCCCAGGTGCGCGCCATCGAGGAACAGCTCGCCCGGGCGCAGGCGAACGGGCAGCGTACCTCGGTGGCCGAGTCCCCCGCCGTCCTGGGCTACACGGGCATCCAGATCGAGCGTCTGGGTGACGCGAGCCGGGGCAGCGCGCCGCTGGTGCTGAAGGGCGATGTCCTGCGGGAGAAGGCAGCCCCCGACCAGGCGGCCCTCGCGCCCGCGTCGGGCACGGTGTCCCGCGACGCCGCGGGACTCGAAGCGTGGCTGCTCGACCTGGGCCGTAAGCAGCAGGTGATTGGCGACGTCGAGCTGTCGGTCATCCGCACCGCGAAGTAACCCCGGCGCGGTCCCACGACCGCGGGCCCTCCCCACTCCAGGGCCCGCGGTCCCCCGGGGGATGCGACATGGACATCCTGGCCGTTCCTCGCGGTCGCTATCACCCGATGAGAATGGATTGGACAGGCAACGCCGTGACTTCCGTGTCTTGTCCTCCGACGCGGAAACCCTGACAGCCATGTCATGCGCGGCGTGGAACTCCCTCTGAGCGGTGCTCCCGACAGCGCCTGGAACACCCCTTGCTCCAGGAGGGAGTTCCCGCGGTCGGAGACATGCGCTTGAACAACGCGATTCTGATTTCAGTCCTCCTTCTTCTCAGTACGACCCAGGCACGGGCACAGGCCCCGGAGGCGACGGAGCAGCGGCGCTCCGTGGGCGTGCGACCCGCCCATGCGCTCTGGATATCGCCCGTGGTCCACGGCTCGCTCATGATGTCGGGCCCCCTCGTGGCCGGCTTGCTTCATCTGGCGCTCCCGGTCGGCATGAATCTCCAGGTGTCGGACCGGACGGACCTCGTCATTGAAGTCACGCCCAGATTCTCGCGCCGCCCCTGCACTGATCCGGTCCCCCGCTGCGGCACGATGCGGGCCCTCACGGTCTCCACCGGTGTGGCCTGGACACCGTGGCCACGCGCGCGGGGGGACGGCTTCTTCATCCAGCCAAAGCTGAGCGGGATGGTGAGCACCATGACGGACAGGGATGAGGCCAACGTAGGAGCCCCCGCGGACCGAAGCATCACGGGAGGGCAGCTCACCCTGGGCCTCGACCTGGGATACCGGAAGACGACCGCGCGCTCGGGCGCCTATCTCGCCGCGCTGATCGGCGCGGGCGCGGGGTACAGCTGGAACCAGCGGCGCAAGGAGCTGGACATCGGGGGGCAGTACCTTCTGCCCTGGGGCGACACACGCAGGAGTGGACGCATCGTGGACCTCAACCTCGACGTCCTGCGTCTGGGCGTCACCTTCTGAGCGGCGACGTGGGACTCCCCCTCCCGGGAGCCCCCGGCCCCCAGCCCCCTCATCCCCGCGGCTCGCATCAGCCACGGGCAGCGATTGCCTTGGGGCGCGGTCACACGTACGGGCTGCCACGGGCCGCGGCGCTGGCGGCGGTGAAGCCGCGGTCCATCAGCTCGACGAACACCTCGCGGTTGGCGGCGGCACTGCCTGAGCGCTTGCCGCGCAGGGCCTCGCGGAAGGCCACGCGGTAGGCCCCGACCAGCAGCGCGGCGACCAAACGCGCGATGGGATCGCCGACCGGTGCCCCCACGCTCTCGGCGAGCAGCCTGCCGATGTCGCGCTCCAGCTCCTCGGTCAGCTCGCGGGTGTAGGCCCGGAGCGCGGGGCTGTCGGCCACGACCTTCCAGAAGCCGGAGACGACAGGGGTCACCTTCACGAACGCGTGTTGCTGCTCGACCAGCTCGTGAACCAACGCTCGCAGCGCCGCCACCGGGGAGCGGCGACCGCGGCTGGCGAGCGCGTCGCGCACGAGCGTCTGCGCCTCGTCGCTCCGGTCGAAGAAGAGATCCTCCTTGCGGGGAAAGTAGTTGAACACCGTCATCTTCGACACGTTGGACGCGGCCGCCACGTCGTCGATGGTCACGTGCTCGAAGCCGCGCTCGGTGAAGAGCTTCGTGGCGATGTTCGAGATGAGCTGGCGCGTCGCCCTCTTCTTGCGCTCACGCAGCCCCTCGGGTTTGGCGGCCGGGTCGCTCGGTCGGCGGTCGGATTCGGACATGGAGCAACTGTAGGTCGAATACGAATTTGTATCCGGTACAAAATTCTGACACCTTCGCCGGCATGGACAAGGACACGGTGGACGTGCTGGTGGCGGGAGCGGGGCCCACGGGGTTGATGCTGGCGAGCGAGCTGGCACTGAGGGGGGTACGGGTGGTGGTGCTCGAGCGGCGCG is a window from the Corallococcus silvisoli genome containing:
- a CDS encoding TetR family transcriptional regulator; protein product: MSESDRRPSDPAAKPEGLRERKKRATRQLISNIATKLFTERGFEHVTIDDVAAASNVSKMTVFNYFPRKEDLFFDRSDEAQTLVRDALASRGRRSPVAALRALVHELVEQQHAFVKVTPVVSGFWKVVADSPALRAYTRELTEELERDIGRLLAESVGAPVGDPIARLVAALLVGAYRVAFREALRGKRSGSAAANREVFVELMDRGFTAASAAARGSPYV